A DNA window from Paraburkholderia sp. IMGN_8 contains the following coding sequences:
- a CDS encoding SRPBCC family protein, with protein sequence MTTGTVHLQRVLRATPERIYRAFLEPDAIAKWLPPYGFTCQVHHMEAHVGGTYKMSFRNFSTGNSHSFGGEYVELVPFEKIRYSDRFDNPNLPGQMHTTISLRQVSCGTELTIVQEGVPEVIPVEMCYLGWQESLVQLAKLVEPEIPD encoded by the coding sequence ATGACTACCGGAACAGTCCATCTCCAACGCGTCTTGCGCGCTACTCCCGAACGCATCTATCGAGCCTTCCTCGAACCCGATGCGATAGCGAAGTGGCTTCCTCCTTACGGGTTCACCTGTCAGGTCCACCACATGGAGGCCCACGTTGGTGGCACTTACAAGATGTCCTTCCGTAACTTCAGTACCGGCAACAGCCACTCGTTCGGCGGCGAGTACGTCGAACTGGTGCCGTTCGAGAAGATCCGCTACTCGGACCGATTCGACAACCCGAACCTGCCCGGCCAGATGCACACCACCATTTCATTGAGGCAAGTGTCCTGCGGAACAGAACTCACCATTGTGCAAGAGGGCGTGCCCGAGGTCATTCCTGTGGAGATGTGTTACCTCGGCTGGCAGGAGTCGCTTGTTCAGTTGGCAAAGTTGGTCGAGCCCGAGATCCCTGACTGA